Proteins from a single region of Pseudomonas sp. 10S4:
- a CDS encoding HigA family addiction module antitoxin — translation MPVHNPPHPGETLLRDVLPELGISVTELARHLGFARPHLSRVLHAHAPISPDLAVRLERAGIGKARMWLGVQTDYDLWQAEHREQPAIEPIAVHA, via the coding sequence ATGCCCGTGCACAATCCGCCACACCCTGGCGAAACACTGTTGCGGGATGTTTTACCCGAGCTTGGCATCAGCGTCACTGAATTGGCTCGCCATCTGGGATTTGCGCGGCCACATCTTTCCAGGGTGCTACATGCCCATGCACCGATCAGTCCGGACCTGGCGGTACGTCTAGAGCGGGCAGGCATCGGCAAAGCCAGAATGTGGCTAGGCGTTCAAACGGACTATGACCTCTGGCAAGCGGAACATCGTGAGCAGCCGGCCATCGAGCCTATTGCTGTCCACGCCTGA
- a CDS encoding NCS2 family permease, with product MLERLFQLKAHNTNVRTEILAGVTTFLAMAYILFVNPSILGETGMDKGAVFVATCLAAAIGSTVMGLIANYPIALAPGMGLNAFFTYTVVLHMGHTWQVALGAVFISAVLFFLLSIFRIREWIINSIPLPLRSAIAAGIGLFLALIALHNAGIVVSNPATMVGLGDLKQPAPILATLGFALIVALEALKVRGAVLIGILVVTVASIALGVTPFGGVMSMPPSLAPTFLQLDIKGALDIGLVSVIFAFLFVDLFDNSGTLIGVAKRAGLMGKDGHMPKMGRALIADSTAAMAGSLLGTSTTTSYIESAAGVSAGGRTGLTAVVVAILFLLALFFSPLAASIPAFATAPALLFVAVLMTSGLAEIDWDDITVAAPVVVTALAMPFTYSIANGIAFGFISWTVIKLLSGRARELNPALVILSILFVIKLGWFNA from the coding sequence ATGCTGGAAAGGCTGTTTCAACTCAAGGCACACAACACCAACGTGCGCACCGAGATTCTTGCGGGCGTCACGACCTTCCTGGCCATGGCCTACATTCTGTTCGTCAACCCGAGCATCCTCGGCGAGACTGGCATGGACAAAGGCGCGGTGTTTGTCGCCACCTGCCTGGCCGCTGCCATCGGCTCGACGGTGATGGGCCTGATCGCCAACTACCCGATCGCGCTCGCGCCGGGCATGGGCCTGAACGCGTTCTTCACTTACACCGTGGTCCTGCACATGGGCCATACCTGGCAAGTGGCGCTGGGGGCGGTGTTTATCTCGGCGGTGCTGTTCTTCCTGCTGTCGATCTTCCGCATCCGTGAATGGATCATCAACAGCATCCCGTTGCCCCTGCGCTCGGCGATTGCCGCCGGTATCGGTCTGTTCCTGGCACTGATCGCCCTGCACAACGCCGGCATCGTGGTCAGCAACCCGGCAACCATGGTCGGCCTAGGTGACTTGAAACAACCGGCACCGATCCTCGCGACCCTGGGTTTTGCCCTGATCGTTGCCCTCGAAGCTCTGAAGGTTCGCGGCGCGGTACTGATCGGCATCCTGGTCGTGACCGTCGCCTCCATCGCACTGGGCGTCACCCCGTTCGGCGGCGTGATGTCGATGCCACCTTCGCTGGCCCCGACGTTCCTGCAACTGGACATCAAGGGCGCACTGGACATCGGCCTGGTCAGCGTGATTTTTGCCTTCCTGTTCGTCGACCTGTTCGACAACTCTGGCACGCTGATCGGCGTTGCCAAACGCGCCGGCCTGATGGGCAAGGACGGCCACATGCCGAAGATGGGTCGCGCACTGATCGCTGACAGCACCGCAGCCATGGCCGGTTCGCTGCTGGGCACTTCGACCACCACCAGCTACATCGAATCCGCAGCCGGCGTCAGTGCCGGTGGCCGCACCGGCCTGACCGCCGTCGTGGTCGCAATCCTGTTCCTGCTGGCGCTGTTCTTCTCGCCATTGGCCGCCAGCATTCCGGCGTTTGCCACCGCTCCGGCACTGCTGTTCGTCGCCGTACTGATGACATCCGGTCTGGCCGAAATAGACTGGGACGACATCACCGTCGCCGCACCGGTCGTGGTCACCGCCCTGGCGATGCCGTTCACCTATTCCATCGCCAACGGCATCGCCTTCGGTTTCATTTCCTGGACCGTGATCAAGTTGCTGTCGGGGCGCGCTCGTGAGCTGAACCCGGCGCTGGTGATTCTGTCGATTCTGTTTGTGATCAAGTTGGGTTGGTTCAACGCATGA
- a CDS encoding DUF4160 domain-containing protein, whose protein sequence is MKLFNYNGLSAVIMLRDEHCPPHAHVDAGTWSARFKFSFWHNSVELWDVVPQLQRPPEAVLEGLRHALRQPAHLRRARGIWWDKLQTACLDNQLWDWQTNEIVVMKRITSTTYMIGSACYEPEKNKTLLALVGAPEGVEIEL, encoded by the coding sequence ATGAAATTATTCAACTACAACGGGTTGTCAGCGGTAATCATGTTGCGCGATGAGCACTGTCCACCGCATGCGCATGTGGACGCCGGCACCTGGAGTGCACGCTTCAAATTCAGCTTCTGGCACAACAGTGTCGAGCTTTGGGATGTGGTACCTCAATTGCAACGGCCGCCCGAGGCGGTGCTGGAGGGATTGCGTCATGCGCTCAGACAACCCGCTCACTTGCGTCGTGCACGCGGTATCTGGTGGGACAAGTTGCAAACGGCCTGCCTCGACAATCAATTGTGGGACTGGCAGACCAACGAAATCGTGGTGATGAAAAGGATCACCAGCACGACCTACATGATTGGCTCGGCCTGTTACGAGCCCGAGAAGAACAAGACCCTGCTGGCGCTGGTGGGAGCTCCGGAGGGCGTGGAGATCGAATTATGA
- a CDS encoding DUF4879 domain-containing protein gives MDRIKRKIVRSWGLFFALLASAPTVLAASAPPLTSVHVLKVQSATCGIENISAGQERTTCDHGGANIKVYVLEMGYGRVPTVGIDGFSVGGVQANVCAYANGNPTQCTSTQTRIVGKLYIYDLGDKQEGTFTFSNTSINAPGNTVSTQLYIK, from the coding sequence ATGGATCGCATCAAGCGCAAAATTGTTCGGTCGTGGGGTCTGTTTTTCGCGTTGCTGGCCAGTGCGCCCACCGTTCTGGCAGCGTCGGCACCGCCGTTGACCAGCGTTCATGTACTTAAGGTCCAGTCAGCCACCTGCGGGATTGAAAATATTTCTGCCGGGCAAGAGCGCACGACCTGTGATCACGGCGGCGCGAACATCAAGGTCTATGTGCTGGAGATGGGCTACGGGCGAGTGCCCACGGTCGGGATCGACGGTTTCAGCGTCGGCGGTGTACAAGCCAACGTCTGCGCCTACGCCAATGGCAATCCGACGCAATGCACCAGCACTCAGACGAGGATCGTCGGCAAGCTCTACATCTATGACCTGGGCGACAAGCAGGAAGGGACGTTCACCTTCAGCAACACCTCGATCAACGCACCGGGCAACACGGTATCGACGCAGCTTTACATCAAGTAA
- a CDS encoding DJ-1 family glyoxalase III produces MTFRALITLAEGIDDLQCVTLVDVLRRAKVEVVVASIEGRRMLTCARGTRVTADAMLVDLLAQPFDLIALPGGAVGAQHLAAHQPLEQLIKDQAAAGRLFAGIAEAPALALQAFGVLRQRRMTCLPTVSNQLSGCTFVDQPVVVDGNCITAQGSGAALPFALALVEQLCGKATRAAVAGELLV; encoded by the coding sequence ATGACCTTTAGAGCTCTGATTACCCTCGCCGAGGGCATCGATGACCTGCAATGCGTGACCCTGGTCGACGTGCTGCGCCGCGCCAAGGTCGAAGTGGTGGTGGCCAGCATCGAAGGCCGACGCATGCTCACCTGTGCCCGTGGCACCCGCGTGACCGCCGATGCAATGCTGGTGGATTTGCTGGCCCAGCCGTTCGACCTGATCGCCCTGCCCGGCGGTGCCGTGGGCGCGCAACATCTGGCGGCCCATCAACCCCTGGAACAACTGATCAAGGATCAGGCTGCCGCCGGGCGCCTGTTCGCCGGCATCGCAGAAGCGCCGGCGCTGGCGCTGCAAGCCTTTGGTGTTTTGCGTCAGCGGCGTATGACCTGTTTGCCCACGGTCAGCAATCAACTGTCGGGCTGCACCTTCGTCGATCAACCCGTGGTGGTGGACGGCAATTGCATCACCGCCCAAGGCTCGGGCGCCGCGTTGCCCTTTGCGCTGGCACTGGTGGAGCAACTTTGCGGTAAGGCCACGAGAGCGGCGGTGGCGGGGGAATTGTTGGTTTAG
- a CDS encoding DUF2442 domain-containing protein — protein sequence MKTIQPKMLVDRPVTEAVLDEAIVRGRLRHKSGLQATAVTFQDACLTVSFEDGTGVLLPVKLFPEFDGFEPEDFASLTVGFSGTALCHEEKDLHVSIAGMISASKPLMNMAASVISSRNGRQSSAAKAEAARANGKKGGRPRKVEVVQ from the coding sequence ATGAAAACGATTCAGCCAAAGATGCTGGTGGATCGGCCCGTGACTGAAGCAGTACTGGACGAGGCTATTGTGCGGGGGCGACTTCGCCACAAAAGTGGTTTGCAGGCGACGGCGGTAACGTTTCAGGATGCGTGCCTGACGGTCAGCTTCGAGGATGGCACTGGCGTGTTGTTACCTGTGAAGCTCTTTCCGGAGTTCGATGGTTTTGAGCCCGAGGATTTTGCCAGTCTGACCGTTGGTTTTTCTGGCACTGCACTCTGCCATGAGGAAAAGGACCTGCACGTCTCCATCGCCGGGATGATTTCAGCCAGCAAGCCCCTGATGAACATGGCGGCCTCGGTCATTTCCTCGCGCAATGGTCGCCAGAGCAGCGCCGCCAAGGCCGAGGCCGCCCGGGCCAACGGCAAAAAGGGTGGCCGCCCGCGCAAGGTCGAAGTTGTCCAATAA
- a CDS encoding type II toxin-antitoxin system RelE/ParE family toxin, which translates to MIKSFQHKGLRGFYETGSTRGIRADHAKRLSRMLQFMDRAMTPGDLDLPGWRLHPLKGELAEYWSLSVSGNWRVIFRFIGSDIELVDYLDYH; encoded by the coding sequence ATGATCAAATCCTTTCAGCACAAAGGCCTTCGAGGCTTCTATGAAACAGGTTCGACTCGTGGGATTCGCGCAGACCATGCGAAACGTTTGTCTCGAATGTTGCAGTTCATGGACCGCGCAATGACGCCTGGCGATCTCGACCTTCCTGGATGGCGGTTACACCCGCTCAAGGGAGAATTGGCCGAGTATTGGTCATTGAGTGTCTCGGGTAACTGGCGGGTGATTTTTCGTTTTATTGGCTCGGATATCGAACTGGTCGATTATCTGGACTATCACTGA
- a CDS encoding LysR family transcriptional regulator → MQRYFDDLQLGSIELFCLAAEAGSFTAAALVAGVTPAAVSRSVSRMEERLGVRLFARTTRSVKLTDSGRRYYEECRQALAQLVEAQREVMGQQQEPSGTLRISIPTTYGHHRILPLLPAFRARFPAVKVEAHISNRNIDFVGEGYDMAIRVRAIPDSGLIARHLEDAALVMIASPGYLKRAGVPQTLGDLQQHECIQYELPSSGRRIAWLFNDNGVPQEILAEGSLSCSDDVLGGVTLAKHGAGLFQTYRFIVENELADGSLVEVLKPYSGRSRPFTLLYPQSRHVPLRLRAFIDFLVEHLPR, encoded by the coding sequence ATGCAGCGGTATTTCGACGATCTTCAGTTGGGCAGCATCGAACTGTTTTGCCTCGCGGCCGAAGCCGGCAGCTTTACCGCCGCCGCGTTGGTGGCCGGGGTGACGCCGGCGGCCGTGAGCCGTTCGGTGTCGCGGATGGAGGAACGCCTGGGCGTGCGGTTGTTCGCCCGAACCACTCGCAGCGTCAAGTTGACCGACAGTGGTCGGCGTTATTACGAGGAATGCCGTCAGGCGCTGGCGCAATTGGTTGAAGCTCAACGCGAGGTCATGGGCCAGCAGCAGGAACCGTCCGGCACCTTGCGTATCAGTATTCCTACGACTTATGGCCATCACCGGATCTTGCCGTTGCTACCGGCGTTTCGTGCGCGCTTTCCGGCGGTGAAGGTCGAGGCGCATATCAGCAATCGCAACATCGATTTCGTCGGCGAAGGCTATGACATGGCGATCCGCGTGCGGGCGATTCCGGATTCCGGTTTGATTGCCAGGCACCTGGAAGACGCGGCGCTGGTGATGATCGCCAGTCCCGGTTACCTGAAGCGCGCGGGCGTGCCACAAACGCTGGGTGATCTCCAACAGCACGAATGCATTCAATACGAATTGCCCAGCAGTGGCCGACGGATTGCCTGGTTGTTCAACGACAATGGCGTGCCGCAGGAGATTCTCGCCGAGGGAAGCCTCAGTTGTTCTGACGATGTGTTGGGGGGCGTGACCCTGGCGAAGCACGGTGCGGGGTTGTTTCAGACCTATCGCTTTATTGTCGAAAACGAGTTGGCCGACGGCTCGCTAGTGGAAGTGCTCAAGCCTTATAGCGGACGTTCGCGGCCCTTCACCCTGCTCTATCCGCAGAGCCGGCATGTGCCGTTGCGGTTGAGGGCTTTCATCGATTTTCTGGTTGAGCATTTGCCGCGTTAA